In one window of Gadus chalcogrammus isolate NIFS_2021 chromosome 12, NIFS_Gcha_1.0, whole genome shotgun sequence DNA:
- the LOC130393759 gene encoding LOW QUALITY PROTEIN: protein XRP2-like (The sequence of the model RefSeq protein was modified relative to this genomic sequence to represent the inferred CDS: inserted 1 base in 1 codon) — protein sequence MLNGLKDTTVGRLPGTLKGQQLVIQDCENCNIFVFDHSATITVDDCVNCRIFLGPVKGSVFFRDCKDVHCVVACQQFRTRDCKKMEVFLCCATQPIIESSTGMRFGCFQFYYPXLAFHFKDAGLSIFNNNWSNVHDFTPVSGENNWSLLAETAAVLDSVPPPGPESEFKAVRVSGDASRSIVPLTRGGRRKDSEESCLFVFFAGDYTTANARKLIDAMIEKGFLLIQTKEVAMRPEDVKRVFQNDTADQLEWSTKGSVTALELNGDGVVDACRTIAIEVFNGSKVFVSENKSTSSRDVDNFFNFADMQMGL from the exons ATGCTGAACGGTCTCAAGGACACCACGGTGGGCCGGCTGCCCGGCACGCTGAAGGGCCAGCAGCTGGTCATCCAGGACTGCGAGAACTGCAACATCTTCGTGTTCGACCACTCGGCCACTATCACGGTCGACGACTGCGTCAACTGCCGCATCTTCCTGGGCCCCGTCAAGGGCAGCGTGTTCTTCCGTGACTGCAAGGACGTGCACTGCGTGGTGGCGTGCCAGCAGTTCCGCACGCGCGACTGCAAGAAGATGGAGGTGTTCCTGTGCTGCGCCACGCAGCCCATCATCGAGTCTTCCACGGGGATGCGCTTCGGCTGCTTCCAGTTCTACTACC AGCTGGCCTTCCACTTCAAGGACGCGGGCCTCAGCATCTTCAACAACAACTGGAGCAACGTGCACGACTTCACCCCCGTGTCGGGCGAGAACAACTGGAGCCTGCTGGCGGAGACGGCGGCGGTGCTGGACTCGGTGCCGCCGCCCGGGCCGGAGTCTGAGTTCAAGGCGGTGCGCGTGTCGGGGGACGCGTCGCGCAGCATCGTGCCGCTGACCAGGGGCGGGCGCCGGAAGGACAGCGAGGAGTCCTGCCTCTTTGTGTTCTTTGCGGGAGACTACACGACCGCCAACGCTCGCAAACTCATCGACGCG ATGATTGAGAAAGGCTTCCTGTTAATCCAGACCAAGGAGGTGGCCATGAGGCCTGAAGACGTGAAGAGGGTTTTCCAGAACGACACCGCTGACCAGCTGGAGTGGAGCACCAAAG GTTCCGTAACTGCGCTGGAGTTGAATGGAGACGGGGTGGTGGATGCCTGCAGGACGATCGCTATCGAGGTCTTCAATGGATCCAAG GTGTTTGTTTCGGAAAACAAGAGTACTTCTTCACGGGACGTTGACAACTTCTTCAATTTTGCCGACATGCAGATGGGCTTGTGA
- the LOC130392980 gene encoding putative GTP-binding protein 6, translating into CHTEDHDEDEDGDLIDEAEVDELFHQQVPKVIGDGEHRIFIVHPDVKWGSRKQYLTTAELMVDEAVGLVNTLENWRVVDKIILSTKTPEKRTIFGKGNFQFLTEKIRQTPGITAVFVNVERLSPSSEKEFEDAWGVKVLDRYSVVLHIFRRNARTREAKLQISLAEIPLLRSRLRNEIANFDQQGGGNRYIGGSGETLQEFQQRQLKERETKIRVALEQLRRKRNLLRSQRKDKDFPVVSVMGYTNCGKTTLIKALTGDRALQPRNQLFATLDVTVHAGQLPNHMTVLYVDTIGFLSQLPHQLIDSFSATLEDVKHSDLIVHVRDISHPETVNQKVNVLNVLKSLQIPDRLMSSMIEVHNKIDLVNDYHPTEPETVAVSALTEQGLDRLKAILEDEVVRSTGKLILNLEVDLSSAQLSWLYREATVQEVTVDADEGSAVVMVIIGTAAYGRYRKMFPARS; encoded by the exons TGCCACACAGAAGAccatgatgaggatgaagatggaGATCTGATTGATGAAGCCGAGGTAGACGAGCTGTTCCATCAACAGGTTCCCAAAGTCATCGGAGACGGAGAACACAGGATCTTCATTGTTCACCCCGATGTGAAATGGGGAAGCAGAAAGCAGTATCTCACAACGG CGGAGCTGATGGTGGACGAGGCCGTTGGTCTGGTGAACACCTTGGAAAACTGGAGGGTCGTGGACAAGATCATCCTCTCCACTAAGACGCCAGAGAAAAGGACGATTTTTGGCAAAGGGAACTTCCAGTTTCTCACAG AAAAGATTAGGCAAACCCCAGGGATCACTGCCGTGTTTGTGAACGTGGAGCGACTTTCTCCTTCATCTGAG AAAGAGTTTGAGGACGCCTGGGGTGTGAAGGTCCTGGATCGCTACTCGGTGGTCCTCCACATATTCCGCCGCAACGCACGGACGCGTGAGGCGAAGCTACAGATCTCTCTGGCGGAGATCCCCCTGCTCAG ATCTCGCCTGAGAAACGAAATAGCAAATTTTGACCAGCAGGGCGGCGGTAACAGATACATCGGCGGCTCAG GCGAGACGCTGCAGGAGTTCCAACAGAGACAACTGAAAGAGCGGGAAACGAAGATCCGCGTGGCCCTCGAGCAGCTTCGAAGGAAGAGAAACCTGCTGCGCTCCCAGAGGAAAGACAAAGACTTCCCAGTCGTCTCGGTGATGGGATACACCAACTGTG GAAAGACCACTCTGATCAAAGCACTGACCGGGGACCGCGCCCTCCAGCCCAGGAACCAGCTGTTCGCTACGCTGGACGTGACGGTGCACGCCGGCCAGCTGCCCAATCACATGACCGTGCTCTACGTGGACACCATCGGCTTCCTGTCCCAGCTGCCCCACCAGCTCATCGATTCTTTCTCGGCCACCCTGGAGGACGTCAAACACTCG GACCTCATAGTGCACGTGCGAGACATCAGCCACCCGGAGACGGTGAACCAGAAGGTGAACGTCCTCAACGTCCTGAAAAGTCTGCAGATCCCAGACCGCCTGATGAGCTCCATGATCGAGGTCCACAACAAGATCGACCTGGTCAACGA CTACCACCCCACAGAGCCTGAGACCGTGGCTGTGTCGGCGCTGACGGAGCAGGGTCTGGACCGGCTGAAGGCGATCCTGGAGGACGAGGTGGTCCGGTCCACCGGGAAGCTCATCTTGAACCTCGAAGTAGACCTCAGCTCAGCCCAATTAAG TTGGCTGTACAGGGAGGCCACCGTACAGGAAGTGACTGTGGACGCCGACGAAGGATCGGCAGTCGTCATGGTGATCATCGGCACGGCGGCATACGGGCGCTACAGGAAGATGTTCCCGGCCAGATCCTAG